The following nucleotide sequence is from Pseudobutyrivibrio ruminis HUN009.
CTGTTACTGAAAGAAGAATTCTTACCATACCGCAAAGTACAATTACTGATATGAAGTTTGGCATGTATAAAACAAGCTGAATCTTTTGTTTGATCTTGCTGCTTTCTATTCTGTTAAGAAGAAGTGCAAGAATGATTGGAACTGGGAATCCCCATAACAATCCAAATACACTAAGCTTTAATGTATTAACCAGATATGACATGAAATCTGGGGATGATAGGAACTGCTGAAAATATTCAAACCCAACCCATTCACTTCCGAAGAAGCCTTTGAAAGGACTGTACTTTTCAAATGCAATCAAAATACCACCCATTGGCAAATACTTAAAAATGATTGTAAGTAAAAGCGCTGGTCCCAAGAAGAAAACATATAGTCTCCAATGATGTGTCACATACGTAATCGTATTGTGAAATTTGCCTTCCTTTTCCATTTATCCTCCTCATATACACCCAAAACATTTGTGTGCGTTTGCACAACTTGTGTATGAATTTACTATACCATTTTTTACATTTGTGTCAATGCGATTTTGTTTATTTGTAACATTATTACAATACTCTACTTTTCTTTTTGTAAAAATGAACCATCTCAATTTTTACATTTGACAAATATATTTTTACATTTTATAATTTTATCAACGGATTTAGACAATAAATCCTACAGCGGATTTTTACATTAAATAAATAGGAGAATATAATGGCAAACAAAGTTACGATTCAAGATATTGCCGATGCTCTTGGTGTTTCAAGAAACACCGTATCAAAGGCAATCAATAACACTGGCATTCTCGCCGATGCCACACGCGAAAAGGTATTAGCAAAAGCTGTTGAAATGGGGTACAAACAGTTTTCATATGCAAATTCTGTTTCCGATATCTTCGGAGGAAGCATAGTAAAGAAACCAGAGCACACTGGTGAAATAGCTCTTTTTACAGGAAGCTTTTTGGATAACTCCCATTTCGCTTCTACTATGTTAGACAAATTCCAGCATGAAATTACAGATTTGGGATATAGCATGTTGATGCACCGTGTTACTCCTGCCAATATTGCTGATATGGTTCTACCAGTTAGCTTTAACAGAGAACGCACAAAGGGCATCATATGTGTAGAAATGTTCAATCAAAAATACTGTGAAATGCTTTGCAGCCTTGGCATCCCAATGCTATTTGTGGATGCACCAGTTGAAAGCTACAGCAATCAGCTTGAAGCAGATGTGCTTATGATGGATAATTCAGCGGGCTTCTTTAACTTGATTTCTAATATGAAAGAACGCGGTGTTAAAAAAATTGGTTTCGTTGGCCAGGCTAATCACTGCCGCTCTTTCTTTGAACGATATATGGCTTTTAGAAATGCAATGTATTTAAATGGACTTCCAATAGATGAAAAGTTCTGTCTTACAGATATTCATCCACATGGCCCAGAATATTTTGCCAATCTATTTAAAGTCATTTCAGCACTTGATGAGCTTCCAGAATTGTTTATCTGCACCAACGATTTCATTGCAATAGACATAATCAACTGCCTCAAGGTTATGGGTCTTTCATATCCAAAGGATGTTATGATTGCAGGCTTCGATGATTCAGCAGAATCAAAGGTTATGACACCAGCCTTAACCACCTGTCACATTCACTCACAGATTATGGGCTTTACTGCTGCCAATCTTTTGGTATCTCGTATAGAACAGCCTGATTTAAACTATCGCACTGTTTATACCGAGACAAACCTTATTTATAGGGAATCTACTAGAGATTAATTAGTAGGAGATTTTATGAGAAATTTATTAAACTACGATGGTCCGGTTCTGACCTTTCTTACCAAGATTGTGTACAGCGTTTGGCTAAACATACTTTGGTTTATTTGCTGTATACCAATTGTCACAATCGGAGCATCTACAACAGCTTTGTACTACTGCTGTCAAAAGATAGTAAAAGATGAAGAGGGCTATATTACCAAGGCTTTCTTTAAAGCTTTTAAGGATGATTTTAAGAAAAGCACTATTATCGGATTGATTATGACATTGCTAGGATGCATCATCCTCACAGATGGATACATTCTTTATCATCTTTGTTTTACTTCAAAGCTTTGGACGTTAATTAGCGCAGTGCTTATCATAGCCTCTATCGCATATACGATAGTTCTGCTATGGATTTATCCTTTACATGCGCACTTCGAAAATACGATAATCAACCTGTTTAAAAACTCCATTATGCTTGGTATGCGTTTTATTTTTTGCACCGTCATAATGTTTGGCGTATTTCTAATTATGGGATACATCGTATATTACGTTTGCACACCATGTATCATCCTGGGTGTTGGCACATGTGCACTTATTAATTCCATGCTAATGAAAAATATTTTGATTCAATGCGAGCTACAAAGCACTGAGAACTATGAAGAACAGAATTAAAACATTTTCACAATTAAACAAAAAACAAAAGCTGCAGTACATCATGGATTACTACAAAATCCACATAATAGTCACTGCAGCTATTATTTGTATTCTTTTTTCTATCATAAGAACTGTTCATAAGAATCATGACATAGATTTATATGTGGCCTATGTAAACATTGCCACTGATGATAGCATGCTAAAATCTATCGATGAAGAATCAGGTCTTAACATTTCCAACTATACAAATCTACTTATCACTGAAGATCCAGCAAGTGACAATTTAGAGTATGCCTATGCATCCTCTATGAAGCTTATGTCTGCCATTAGCGCGGGCAAGCTTGATATTATTGTTGCTGATAGCTACGGAATCGAAATGGCTAACAATGCCGGATATCTTACAAATCCAAAGGATTATTTAGAGTCAAAGAATCCTGCTCTCGCAAACAAATTAGAAAACTATTATCTAGAGGATGAAGGCCAAGTTCCTTATGCCATTGATTTATCTTACTCTAATTTATTTGTTCAAGCAGGTTTTTCTGAACATCTTTATGTTGGCATCGTTGCCTCTGAGGAGGTTTCCCCAGAGGTTTCCGATTACCTGTCATCAATCAACTAATCCACTGATTTAATATTAACCACTAATCTGCCACCATCCCAGGCATCGTTGCCTTCTGGATCTATGGCAAATAGTATTACATCGCCTTTCTTTACATCTATTGTTTTATCAAATGTAGCTTCTCTTTCTGAATCAAAGTTTCCAGCTGTTTGATTTTCAAAGTATATCTCCTGTCCGTTTACTCTGATTCTCATGCAGGTTCCTGTAGCATTTTCATCTTCACTATTTGCAAACTTCACATAGCTTCCTGAAATATTGATTGTTCCATCTTGTGCTACTACCCATTTGTAAGCTGCATTTCTGCCATTTCCTGGCTCTACAAAATCCGATTTAAGCTCTGGCTTACCATCGTTAAAGTATCTGTTTGCTCCTGAATCATAGCTTAACTCGCTGAAGTTAGCTCCATCCCAGTCGCACATTCCGTAGTACCATCCATCCGAACCCTGCTCTCCAAATGCAGATGCTAGGCTAGTATTATTTGTTCTGCCATCTGTTGCTGGATCATCTGAAGGTTCTGGGTCTGTATTTTCACCAGGATTTTCTGGCTCAGCAGGATCATCTGGAGTGTCCGGAGTCTCTGGTTCATCATCATTTCCTGTTCCATCAGAAATCGTAATTTCAAGACGTCCACCATCGTAGCTGTCATTGCCCTCAGGGTTTACCGCAAATACGATTTCATCTCCCTCATGAACAACATATTCTTCATTGATATCCCTAGTTACTTCACTTGAGAAATTGCCTTGAACACCAATAAACTTCTTTTCCTCTCCATTGATAAAGATTCTGATAACTACGCCATCTGCTGCAGGATCATTGCTACTAACAAACTTAGTATATTTTCCTGTTACCTTAATCTTTCCTGTTTCACCTGCAACCCATTTGTATGCAGCATTCTTACCATTTCCTGGTTCAACAAAATCTGCCTTAAGCTCTGGCTTACCATTGTTGTAATATCTGTTGTTCTCTGCGTCCATTTCAAGCAATTCAAAGTTCTTGCCATCCCAGTCACACATTCCATAATACCATCCATCTGAGCCCTGCTCGCCAAATGCATTCTTAAGATTTGTATTATTTGTTCTGCCAGTTGACTCTGAATTTGCTTCGTATATACTTACCGAAAGCTTTCCAGCATCATATGCATTATTTCCCTTTGCTGAGATTACAAATGATACTTTATCGCCTCTATGAATATCCTGCTTTGTGAACATGAAATCGATTTTGTTATCATTTCCATCACCTGCAAATACTGCAACATCCTGCTCAGTTAAAAGCTTATCATTTATGTAAATTTGAATCTTTGTACCATCTGGATAGCTTGGATTTGAATCATTCTGACCAAACTTTACGTAATCACCTAAAATATCAATTTTACCATCTGAATAAGCTACCCACTGATAAATAGCTGCTCCATTTTTACCTGGATGTACATAATCCTTCTTTATTTCAAGACCTTCATTTTTACCTGAAAGATAAGCAGTTTTATCATCATTCATGTAATGAAGAACCTTTGCATCTTTCAGAGATGTTCCGTCTAAGAACCACCATCCATCCGTACCTTGCTCAATAGAGTCAATAGCACCAAGAACAGTATTGTTTGTTCTCTCTTTATTACCAACACCAACCTTTGTTGCATTGGCGTCTTCAATATCAATTTCAAGGCGACCGCCATCCCATGCATTATTCTTATTGCAACCAATGTCAAAAGTGATGACTTCTCCAGCTTTTACACTTAACTTTGAAATATTGATATCAATCTTGTTGCTTCGGTCCTCTCCTCGTGGACAAGAACATGTTTCATCAAAAATATCTTTGCCATTCCTATAGATGGTGACGGTTGTTCCATCTGGCCAGGTTGCATTAGGGTCCTCGTGACCAAACTTCACATAGGCTCCAGTTATATCAATTTCACCATCCACAGCAACAACCCACTTGTACATTGCATGGGCATTGAGTCGAGGCTGAACGAAGTCCTTTTTAACCTCTAAACCTTTAAGCTTTCTAGAAGTGTAGCCAGTGCCATCATCTGTCTTCTGACGAAGAACCTCAGCCTTATCTAT
It contains:
- a CDS encoding LacI family DNA-binding transcriptional regulator, with the translated sequence MANKVTIQDIADALGVSRNTVSKAINNTGILADATREKVLAKAVEMGYKQFSYANSVSDIFGGSIVKKPEHTGEIALFTGSFLDNSHFASTMLDKFQHEITDLGYSMLMHRVTPANIADMVLPVSFNRERTKGIICVEMFNQKYCEMLCSLGIPMLFVDAPVESYSNQLEADVLMMDNSAGFFNLISNMKERGVKKIGFVGQANHCRSFFERYMAFRNAMYLNGLPIDEKFCLTDIHPHGPEYFANLFKVISALDELPELFICTNDFIAIDIINCLKVMGLSYPKDVMIAGFDDSAESKVMTPALTTCHIHSQIMGFTAANLLVSRIEQPDLNYRTVYTETNLIYRESTRD
- a CDS encoding YesL family protein — encoded protein: MRNLLNYDGPVLTFLTKIVYSVWLNILWFICCIPIVTIGASTTALYYCCQKIVKDEEGYITKAFFKAFKDDFKKSTIIGLIMTLLGCIILTDGYILYHLCFTSKLWTLISAVLIIASIAYTIVLLWIYPLHAHFENTIINLFKNSIMLGMRFIFCTVIMFGVFLIMGYIVYYVCTPCIILGVGTCALINSMLMKNILIQCELQSTENYEEQN